Proteins encoded together in one Bacteroides ovatus window:
- a CDS encoding DUF3990 domain-containing protein, producing the protein MLTVYHGSTYRVEQPLAGVCRPNLDFGVGFYLTDLKEQAVRWALRTADIRHENSVWLNIYSLDIDACRNSSFNYLHFTTYDAHWLDFVVACRQGNVIWQDYDIIEGGIADDRVIRTIDLYMRGDYTREEALSRLIHQEPNNQICITNQKVIDEHLHFVDAILLPFPSLSKEIPNADIVMQGKYYSIVELLAARLHISSLQALDIFYNSESYQRIVHRLGDLYLMSDAYIVDELMRELQKRQG; encoded by the coding sequence ATGTTAACTGTTTATCATGGTTCTACTTACCGTGTAGAACAACCATTAGCTGGCGTATGCCGACCGAATCTTGATTTCGGAGTGGGCTTTTATCTTACTGATTTAAAGGAACAGGCAGTTCGTTGGGCTCTTCGCACAGCTGATATTCGCCATGAAAATAGTGTGTGGCTCAATATTTATTCATTGGATATAGATGCCTGCCGCAACTCTTCTTTTAATTATTTGCACTTTACCACTTACGATGCACATTGGCTGGATTTTGTTGTAGCATGTCGACAAGGGAATGTTATATGGCAGGATTATGACATAATAGAAGGCGGTATAGCAGATGACCGTGTGATACGTACTATTGACCTTTATATGCGTGGTGATTACACTCGTGAAGAAGCGTTGTCACGTTTGATTCATCAAGAGCCTAACAATCAAATTTGTATTACGAACCAAAAAGTAATTGACGAACACTTACATTTTGTGGATGCTATACTTTTGCCTTTCCCATCTCTCTCAAAAGAAATCCCCAATGCTGATATTGTAATGCAAGGCAAATATTACAGCATTGTAGAACTTCTTGCTGCCCGTCTGCATATTTCCAGTCTACAGGCACTTGATATATTTTATAATAGCGAAAGCTACCAGCGCATTGTCCACCGACTTGGAGATCTATATCTCATGAGCGATGCATATATTGTAGATGAATTAATGAGAGAGCTACAAAAAAGACAAGGTTAA
- a CDS encoding DUF3791 domain-containing protein: protein MTLKEKQLEFIIYCIENTAERLGRYSADVYNKLKELGAIDGYINAFYDTLHTQGKAYIVDSLLEYIYHRDPQWLPEDYRPFQVSTQQKGDKSC, encoded by the coding sequence ATGACCCTCAAAGAAAAACAATTAGAGTTTATTATCTATTGTATAGAGAATACAGCTGAACGGTTAGGACGCTATAGTGCGGATGTATATAATAAACTAAAAGAATTAGGTGCTATAGACGGCTATATAAATGCTTTTTATGATACTTTGCATACCCAAGGCAAAGCCTACATAGTAGATTCTTTATTAGAATATATCTATCATCGTGATCCACAATGGTTACCGGAAGATTATCGTCCTTTTCAAGTTTCGACACAGCAAAAAGGAGATAAGTCATGTTAA